The genomic interval CCCTGGCTGCGGCCGCCTCTCCTCCCTACACCTAGGTAGCCcagccccttctctctccacctaAGTGACTCGGCCCCGCCCGAGctcccgcccctcctccctcccgttGGGTGCGGCcgcctcttctcctttcctcggtgtgtccccgccctcctcccgccccggcggcctgccctcctctcttccccccgGCCTCCCGGGTGTCCCcgcctcttctcctctcctctgtgcGTCCCCGGCCCGgctcccgcccctccctccctccctccccctgggtGACCCCGCTCCGGATCccgcccatcctccctccccctgagtggccccgcccctcccccgcccctccgggTGGCCCCGCCCcggctcctgcccctcctccctcccccgggTGCGgccgcctctcctccctcccccagaggcctgcccctcttccctccgCCTGGTGCGGCcgactctcctccctcccccggcggcctgcccctcctccttccccctgggtgtccccgcccctcctccctcctccgtGTGGCCCTGCCCGCCCCGGCTTCCACCCCGGCTGCCGCCCCGGTTCCCGCCCCGGCTCCCGCCCCTCCGCCTTCCCCCTCCCTTTAGGTACTGCAGACGCCCGCTCTCACCGGTAGACAATGACGTCGTATAGCGTGCGGCCCTGAATGTTGAGAAAGTGGGCGTAGCCCGCCCGCGCCGGGGGTGGGGTAGCGCCGGCCGCAGGACCCGGAAGCGGCAGCTCATTGGTCAGCAGCCCCAGGAGGAACGGCGCGGAGTCTGGCCCGCGCACGCGCAGCAGGGTGCGCTCGCCCAGCGGGAAGCAGGCCCAGGCCGCTCTGTCTGCGGGGTCGCCGCCGTGACGGCTCGAGCCGTGGGCGAGGCGGCGCTTCGGGGTCGCACGCAGCCGCCAGCGCCAGGCCCGGCTGCCGCGCCCCTGAGCCGCGCCCCGGAGCAGCGCCGCGGCCGCCATCTTAGGGAGGAGTAAGGCGGCTCGAAGGGGCGGGCTGGGCGGCGGCGCTGGCAACCGGGTGGACGCCACAGCGGCCTCTGCCGGCGGGCGGGGCTACACGTGGGGGCGGGGCGTGCGCGGGGACGAGACGTGCGGGGCGGGACTTGTGCGGAGAAGGGCGGGCCTGCGCGCGAGACGGAGCTTCGAGAGGGGCGGGAACGAAGTGTGCTGGGCGGGACTTGTGCCGACGAGGGGCGGGGACGGAGCTATGAGGTGGGGCTTGTACCTGAGGGGCGGGGCCAGGCGCTATCCGTCagcctcccgccccgccccctgacTGTCCTGGCTGGGCACCTCCATAGGACGCACCTGCCCTGCTCCTGGTCTCCAAGAGGTTTCCTCTTGCTTTACTATGGTGATGTGCATGTAAGATGAGGGTCTCCATCGCTGAAATCTCAAGCGCATAGTTCAGCCCCAGCCAGCGCGCGCTTATCGTGTACAGCCGTCCCCCACTTCTATCCAGAACTTGCCTCTTCTGCCGACCACTAATCCCCTTcacccggcccccagcccctggggcccCCAGTCCCCTCTGTCTCCGGGAACCTGACTCTCATGAGTAGGATCGCACAGTGTGTGTCGTGCTGTGACTGGCTGATGCCATATAACGTCCTCCAGGTTCGTCTGTTCGGTAGCAGGTGTCCGAGCTTCCTCTTGAAGGATGGGTGAGATTTTGTTGTATGGATGTCCCACAGGTTGCGGACGTCTGTGTTACTTCCACCCCTTCGGTGTTGTAGATGTTGCTGCCATATGTATGCACATCTCTCGGAGACCCTGCTCTCAGTTCCTTTGGGTGTTGTTTGCACAACCATGCTCCTGTGtgtcctctgctcacactctgcccttctctctgacACTTAGGATCACCCCCTGTGCTTGAGGGGAAGTCTGCCACACCAGCTGGAAGTCTGCCACACCAGACTGCCACACCAGTCTGACCCTGTCCACATGGAGTCAGCGTCAGACCCCACAGGCTCAGCCCCACAAGACCACCCCCACTTCAGGCGCCAACCCCAAGTCCAGATGACACCTATGCTCTGAGCCACAGGCAACAGATCAGAGGTTCCCACGGCCCTTCCTCAGGTTTGATGAATGTTCTGGAGGGGCTCAGAGAACTCAGGGAAATGTTTCACTTTCTAGATTAGTGGTTTATTACAAAAGGATATGACTCAGGGACAGCCTGATGGAAGAGACGCCCAGGGTGAGGcactggggaaggggtgggaagcTTCCATGACTCTCCAGGCATGTCACTCTCCCCACATCTCCACGTGCTCCCCAGCCtggaagccccccccccaaccccaagacCGTCCCTCTCAGTTTTCTTTGGGGCTTCATTGTATAGACGTGATTGATTAATCCATTGCCCATTGGTGATTGAttccatctcccctccccagaggtcaggggcAGGACTGAAGCCTCCAACTCTGGTCCCACGGTGGGGTCCATAGGCCACCAGCCGCCATCCCTaggggctttctttttttttttttttttttttttttttttttttaacgtttatttatttttgagacagagagagacagagcatgaacgggggaggggcagagagagagggacacacagaatcagaaggaggctccaggctccaggctctgagccatcagcccagagcccgacgcggggctcgaactcacggaccgcgagatcgtgacctgaggtgaagtcggacgcccaaccgaccgagccacccaggtgccccccctagGGGCTTTCCAAAGTCACCGCAACAACATGAACTAGGGCTTGTTATGAACACCAAGACACCTTCATTGCTGTCTTCAGTTGGGAAACCCAAGGGCTTTAGGAGCTCTGAGCCAGGAAAGAGTGACAAGGGCCAAGTCCgtatttcttactataaatcacACTATCACAGGCATGTACCCTGAGGGCAATTGCCAGTTCATACAGTAATTCTGTGTctaatttttcaaggaacctccatactgttttcctagGTGTGTGAATCAGTTGTGCAACAGAtgccacacactgggtggcttatacaACACACACCTGTTTCTCAAAGCTCTGAAGGCTGGAGGTCCAGGAACAGGGCCGGTGTCtgctgaggcctctctccctggcgTGCACATGGTGCCTTGTCACCTCTGGTGTCTCTTCTGAGAAGACACCAGGCCTGCAGGGCCAGGGCTCAGGGATCCCTAATTACCTCTGGAGGGCCTATCTCCAGACACAGTCACACAGGGGACCAGAGCTTCGCATGTGGGTATTTGGGGGGCATAGCTTTTGAGCCCTGTTTCCCCCATCAGCTGTTGTCCTGTTTTTGCTCCCCTTTGGGGGAAACTGAGAGACTGTGTGCTGCATAAGAACTGCCTCTTAATCCCCCTGCACTCCCCAGAGCCCCAGCCGAAGTGGGAGATGGAAGCtggcttcctgcccccaccctggaTCTGTGTGGTCTGGGCTCCACTGCCCACTGCCCCTCCTGTCCTGATTGAGCTTTCTGAGCTCTAGTCCCAACACTGTGTGCAAACGGGGCTGGAGGCGAGGCCGAGCCAGCCCCCGGTGTGGGGCTCCAGGGCCATCCTTGAGCCCAGCTCCGTGCGTCCCCACCACGTCACCAATTCCCCCAACCACACTCCAAGTCTGTGTCCGCACACAGGGCATTTCCCCAAAAGTCCAGACCCACAGCCTGCCGGGCACTCCCCCTTGAGTGTCCTGTTCCTGAAACATAAGCATGTTTGCACAAACCTGACCTGCACACCGCTTCCGGGGCCCTAGAGCTCCATATCTGACACCTCCCCTCCACACACCTGCATCCAGGAAGTGGGGTGGCTGTGTGACACCTCACTCCCACAGCACATCCCCCTGGGATTGATCAGGTGGTCTTCTCAGGACTGGATGCTGAGAGGACCACGTGAGAACAACTGTGACTGCTAAAGCGCACCCCACTATAAAGGGGTTACGGCTCCATGGTTAGTGACCCCACGGCCTTCCACCCCAGGTCATAGCACTGGCCCCTCACCCTGGCCTCCTCCTAAGGCCCTGGACACTCTGCTGATTTACCTGGTCTGAGTGCCTATGTGGCTCCCTGCTGCATCCCGAGGGCACGGGTAACATGGGCCATCTCAGCGTGAACGGCCCATCAGTACACAGTTGGAGCGCCAATGCTGGGTGCCCGCCCATCCCTGAGCCTCAGGCTGCTCAGCCCCCCTACTTGCCCAACTCCCCCTTGTCCTGTCCAGCCCTACCCAAGACCATGCTGCCCAAACCTGTGAGGTACTGGGTCTCTCCCAGCCGGGCCTGGCAAGCCTGGCTGACAGCATGGTGAGGGATGCGGATGGCCCCCCGAGCCCCCTAGGTTCTCCCAGGCCCTCGGTCCCCCTCCTGGCTGGCATCCTGGCTGTGACCTGCCATTCCTGGTATGTGGCTCCCCTGGCCGCTGGCCACTGGCTGCTTGCCCTTCATGGAGAAGGTCTTCCTCTGCCTGGCCTGGCATTCCACAGGTGACCCGGCACGTCGCTGCCAGCTTggggaggatggagaggaagCGGCCAGGAcaacacggggtgggggggaaggggcgcGTTCCTCCAGCCTCACGTCAGCCGGCCCCTTGGCCAGCAGAGGAGTCTGCTTCCCACCAGCACTGCCGCCCGGCGCCACCGGGAACCGTCCCGACCTTCCTGGCGCAGTCCACTCGGCGCTGTCCAGCACAGCAACTACCCACACTAGGGCTGGTCAAGTGCACAGCAACTCAGACCAAGTTAAATGAAACTTTCAGCTTCTCGCAAGAGCCACACTGAAGTGCCCAGAACCACACGTGGCCAGTGGCTGCCTGCACCTGCCAGCTAGCACTTCTCCAAGCCCTCTACTCCGGGAAGCCCTCCCAGATCTCTGGGCCAGCCTAGCAATGGGGATCCTTGCGCATGGGCTGCCCCTTctcaggtgccccctgccttGCGCCTTCAGCTCTGCATTTGTTGGGGACGGTGGCTGGGGTCTGCCtggctgcgggggagggggggaatgccTGGCCACAGAGCCTCCCAGGGAACCGCACTGGTGGACCTGGGTTGTGTGCCATTGCCTCTTCTGAGGCCATGAGCCCTGGAGGGGTGGAGAGCTGGGAACCCAGCAGGCGTGGGGGTCCTGGACCCTACTTCCCAGCTGCCACTGGGCCAGGGGTGGCTTCCTGTTATTCTCCCCTCACGGTCTCCTCCCTTCCCAAAGGCAGAGAGGAAGCTGCCTCCATTCTGGGAGCGCAcaagcagccccccccccccccccacggccctCCGCTCTCCCTGAACAGCCGGCCATTTGGCTCCGGCCATGGAAACGGATGACAGTGAGACAAGAAGGCCATCCAGTCTGCTCCTGTTCTGGCCACCCCCCAGCCCAGCTCAGGGAccactccccaccaccaccaccacgcaGTGAGGTGAGGCGGGGAGGCCTGGGCTCTGTGCCTTGGGTTCAGCCCTTCATCCTCATGCCTTGCCAGGTgcatggggaaaccaaggcacgcACTGAGAGGGGTCTGTCCAAGTAGCACAGTGAGCATAAAGCACTGCCTCTGGGAGTTCCCAGCCCCAAGCAGCTTATATGCCGCGTCCTTCAGAGGATTGGTTCAGGCGTGGCATTGGGGCTGTGTCTGCAATGACAGGGTGTCAGAGGCAGGACCCTGGGTGATGCACAGGTCTGCTGAGGCTGGGGACAGCCAGTGACATCAGTGGAGAGGGCGTGACATCAGTGAGGCATGGCATCAGTGGGAACCTAAACCATGGCCatggaaaattcacaaaactgAAGGCCCCCAGTGGTATCCACAGGCCCCAAGCCTTGAAACAGGATGCCCTGTTAACACACTCTGGCCGATAGGATGTGTATTAGCTGGGGTTCtccaggaaaacagaagcaataggagcaatataaatatatatatttagagagagagagagagacttattTTAAGGAACCAGCTCATGTCATTATGGGGCcggcaagtctgaaatctgcaggGTAGGCTGGAGGCCTGAGAGCTGGGTTGTCGGCCCAGCCTGAGTGAGTCTGCAGGTTGGAGACCAATGTCCCAGCCCACTCAGGCAAAATGAGTTCCCTTTCACTACTCAGGCCTTCACCTGATTGGGTCAGGCCCAGCCACACTAGGGACTTCACTCAGTCTAAAGATTCAGTGTGAATATCATGCAGAATCACCTCAAAGACACCCCCAGAATTATGCTCACTCTGGGAATCCTAGGGCCCAATCAGGATGACACAAATATTACCAACAGCAGCACTTTGGACATAAAATGGCTTCTTCTTCAGGAACCTCAGTCTTTGCTCTTATGGCCGTcacctgattggatgaggcccacccacgcTGGGGATGGTGATCTGCCTTACCAAGAATGCTCGTTGCCagtgttaatctcatctaaaaacacACCTTCACCGTGACATCTAGACTGGTGTTGGCAGGAACCACTGGGCACAGATACTCAGCCTGACCCACAGCAAACCAGTTTCCCCAGCAGCCCTGGGGGAGAGTCCTCCTCCTGATGACCCAAACTGCCTCACGTTGTATCTAGACCAATtgagagtgggtggggggaggggggctgagaTATAGAAATCGTACAGGCTATACTCTTGAGGGGATTTATAGGAGGATGGTAGTGTTGTGGTTTAAGAAGGGTCAGTGGCCGCAAATTCCCAAGAGCAGTCCCCGGCGTGGGGTCAGGGGGCTTCAtctatggcgggggggggggggcacagctgACTAAGCCTTGCAGGGTCCATGTAGCTGATGGCATTCTCCATGAGGCCACAGAGATCCTATCCCACATGTACCTCTTAAAATGTAACCCTGGTGGTCCCAGAAGGATCCTGGTTGCTCTTGGATCCCACAGGCCTGTGGCTGCAGTGGAAATGGTGTCACTTGGGGGCTGATGATAAGAGTCATTGGCCTTTGCCAGGTACTCTTGAGTCACCGTGCTGTGAGGAGGCCTGAGCCACACACAGAGACCCTGACTCCCCCAGGACAACACTGCCGGTCACGTGAGCCTTTCTGTCTTGGAGATGCAAGGTGTGTCTCTGCTCTGAATCTGGATTGGCATAGCTCTATGGGACTCCCTGGGACAGGGCTCCTCCAGGGGACCCAGCGTGCTCTTGGCATCAGAGGCAGGCTGACATTGGGATCAGAGTTTGGTCTGGGGACACCAAAGAGGGTTTGCAGGCCAGGAGGGGTGCTCTGGGCCTGAAGGGGACTGGGGGACCACTGGGGTCAAGAGCGATGGGGTTCCCCACCTGTGTGCCCACTTCCGCCCTTCACGCTACAAGCTGTGACCAGCGTCCACATAATGACATCCACTGTACTCTGCCTTTCGTGCCTGTGACTGTAGGCTGAACTTAGGCTCTGGGTATGTGCGCCAGGCTGTGTTCTTTGTTGTCACCATCTGTGTGTTCGGCTGTGCCCCCCATCCAGCCCCGCCCTTCCCACTACCCAACACTGAAAGGCACCCAACTGGCCTGGGCCTTGCTTCTTCCAGCCAGACTGGAGCTGAGTCAGGTGTCCCAGTAGGGCCATGGCAGACATACACATAAACGTGCACACTCACACGCGTGTGcgcacacatacatgtacacacaccaCACCCgggcacactcacacacatgcgcACGCCAGGGTAGACATACATGTGTGCACCCACAACCTACGTGTGTGCAtgccccacatgcacacacaacacgCAGTTGTAAACAaaagttagttttattttgtttcctttgctttggcGGCTGTGTCTGAATTAGGGAGGGGGACGGAAGGCAGAGAAGGGGTAGATAGGAGCCAGGATCCCCATCCCCCAGAATGGCCCAAACCGGAGTCCCAGCACTCCCTGGCAACAGGCTAGAGGCCTCTTTGCAGAACCACAGTCTGTCCCAGGGGGAGGGGCCGAACCACAGAGGTACAGAAGCTCCAGAGAGTGCAGTCCCTTCCATCCACCCCAGGGCCTCAGCACAGGagggaactgggggggggggggggctgcccccTCCCACAGGATGATGCGGCActccccttctgtccctcccttcccgtCCAGACCTCGGTTTCCCCTTCTGTACCAGAAAGACCTAGGAGTGCTCTCAGCTCTGTAGGAAACAGGAAGTGGATTGCGGATGGAGGTGGGGGGTTTGGGAGGGAACCCCATTTGCTGCTGCAGGCTGTATGGACGAACGCCGGCCCGCCATGACACACATGGGCTGAtcaggggagcagggtgggggaggagagggccaagacccctcccccccccaacacacacaggtGAGGCTCagactgcccccacccctgcagccacaGTCCCATAAACCCTTCCGGGTTTAGGGATCAGAGCTGGGGACCCTTCGcaggtccctcctcctccttctcccctggaCAGAGGGGAGACctcaggcagggaggggcagtgacgCTGAGCGGGTGATGCCTTCAACCTGGCGCCCCTCCCGGGTGGCCCGGAGCAGgcggaggagaaagagagggcaggTGGTGCTCCTCGCCCTGCGCCCTGGCCTTcccccagagccccagccccccgccccagccgTGGCCTGCAGGGGATTGGGCCACTTCAGGGGCGGGCCGTCAGATCCACACCGTggtcttcccctccctgctgctgGCACTGCCCTTCTCTGAGCCCGCCCTGGGCTTGGCGCCCGGCCTGCCCTGGCCCGTGCCCCCCGACGTGGCGCTGCCCGACCCGGAGGCGGGGGCGCCGGACCGCTGGGGCCCCCGGGCGGCCGCGGGGAGGCCGGGGCACGGCGGGCTCTCGCGGTCCTCCAACGCGTGCCCGTCCCGCAGCGCCTGCAGCGCCAGGCTCGCCAGGTCCCGGTCGTGGGAGCGCGCGCGCTCGGCCGCGCGCACCACCAGGCTGTAGTCGGGCGGGCAAGCCAGGCCGGTGGGCGCGGCGGGCAGCACGCAGGGCGGCGGGCGCGGCGCTGGGCCGGGGGCGCCGGGCGGGGGCCGGCGGCCGCGCACCGCGTCCTGCGCACTGCCCAGGCCGAGGTGCGCCATCTCGCACAGGTTGAGCAGCAGGCAGAGGCAGCTGACCACGTACATGACCAGCAGAAAGATGGTCTTCTCGGTGGGCCGCGACACGAAGCAGTCCACCACGTGCGGGCAGGGCTGGCGGCTGCACGGGAAGAAAGGCCGCACCTCGAAGCCGTACAACAGGTACTGGCCCACCAGGAAGGCCACCTCGAAGGCAGCCCGCGCCACCAGCTGGGCCACGTACACGCGCATCAGGCCCTCGCGCTGGATGCGCCGCCGCCCGTCGTGCTGCCGGGCGGGACCCGGGGCCCCCGCCGCCTTGGCGTCTCCGCCTGCGCCCTTGGCCGCGCCCGCGTCCTCGGCCTCGGCCTCCTCGCCCAGGCCTTCGGGCGCCCCCGACTCCTCGTCCTCCTCGCCCAGGCCCCCCAGCATGGGCTCCTCCTCGCCCAGGCCGGCGGAGTCGGGCCAGCCGGGGTGGGGCGGCAGGGGCAGCGGCAGGGGCGCGCGGGTCGGACGGCGGCGGGGCGCGCGGCGGCGTTCCTCCTCGGAGGCGCGGGCCAGGCGGTGCACGGCGTACCCCAGGTACATGACGGAGGGCGTGGAGATGACGACGATCTGGAAGACCCAGAAGCGCACGTGGGACAGGGGCGCGAACGCGTCGTAGCACACGTTGTCGCAGCCCGGCTGGCGCGTGTTGCACGTGAACTTGGTCTGCTCGTCCGAGTAGATGGACTCGCCGCCCACGGCCGTGAGCACGATGCGGAAGACCACCAGCACCGTGAGCCACACTTTGCCCACGAACGTGGAGTGGTTGTGGATCTCCTCCAGCAGTCGCGTCAGGAAACTCCAGCTCATGTTGGTCataggggcggggggtgggaccTGCGGAGCGGGAGCAGAGCTCAACCTCAGGGGGAGACGGACCGTCGGCCAGGAGGGGCgcacgcggggggggggggggggggggggggagggggggggggcggacctCGGGCGCCCGGAGCTGGGACTCTGCCTAGCCCTTCCAGGAGCGCCGTGCCCACCCCCCCTGGTCCTGGCCGCATCCTGGGAATGGATACTGGGAAAAGCCAGGGCCTCCGTGAGCAGAACTGGGCACCAGCCAGCCTGCAGCAGCACCAGCGCCCAAGAAAGCCCAGAGCCTTATAAGccgcgcccctcccccagctctggggaccccacccaccccaggccctgAGAGCCACAGGGTCATGGGGCCAAAAGGGAAACCAAGGCCAGCCCCACTCAGGGTCAGCTCAGATCCATGGCCCTCACCGCACCCAGGCAGCGCGCAGGTCATTGGAGAGGGTCTCATGGAGTCCTGTTCCCAGCATCCCGGAGGCCTCCAGGATCTGGGCTCCTcaactccctcccctcctccccccactggcCCTCATCCCCCCAGACCCACCCCCTGGAGCCCCATGGCCGCCCAGAACCATCTGTCCCCAGTCTCCCCCAGCAGtgcacccctcccccttccctcctccacacCCTGCTTCCTCCGTCTGTACAGGGGACCCCCATACACTTCATGCCCCCCCAAGGGAACTGCTGGCCCCAGGCTGCTTCCCAGCCCTCTGGGCTGTTTTTCTCTCTAGTCCCGACACCACCCTGCCCTCTGCTGTCTCCTGGCCCAGACATCCCCTCGGGGAAGACAAGTGAGGCCAGGCATGTGTCCAGGACAGACCGGTCCGTGAGGCGCACAGACACCAGGGCATCTGTGACACTGGGAGACAGCCGCGGGGCCACTCACCACGTCCCAGACCAGTGCCCCCTTGCAGATCAGCTGATCCCTGGGTGGGCCCGTGCCGGGGAAGAGAAGGCCACTGCGTTCACCTCCCTGCGCCtccaggaaggggggaggggctacAGCCTCCCACCGCCCACCCTACCTCCTTCACTACCAAGGCCAGTACCTGCTGCTGAGTAGTTTGGGGACAGGAGACCCCGGGGTGCCTAATGCTTCTGGTCTCCTCCCTCTGGAATGGGCACGGGAGGCAGCGTGGGCAGGTGTGGGATGGCGCAGCAGAGGCGGGCGGGCAGGGGCTCCGGGAAGCTCCACTTTATGCAGCTGGGGCCTCTCCCcttgggtgggggcaggaagagggggcagCCTGGGTTCCTGGGGAAGTGACCCTCTTTCCTCACATCTGTGCGCAGCGCCCCTCAGAGCCACACAGGCACATGCGCTTCTCAAATGCACAGCCACACATGCACT from Panthera uncia isolate 11264 chromosome A1 unlocalized genomic scaffold, Puncia_PCG_1.0 HiC_scaffold_17, whole genome shotgun sequence carries:
- the GJC2 gene encoding gap junction gamma-2 protein translates to MTNMSWSFLTRLLEEIHNHSTFVGKVWLTVLVVFRIVLTAVGGESIYSDEQTKFTCNTRQPGCDNVCYDAFAPLSHVRFWVFQIVVISTPSVMYLGYAVHRLARASEEERRRAPRRRPTRAPLPLPLPPHPGWPDSAGLGEEEPMLGGLGEEDEESGAPEGLGEEAEAEDAGAAKGAGGDAKAAGAPGPARQHDGRRRIQREGLMRVYVAQLVARAAFEVAFLVGQYLLYGFEVRPFFPCSRQPCPHVVDCFVSRPTEKTIFLLVMYVVSCLCLLLNLCEMAHLGLGSAQDAVRGRRPPPGAPGPAPRPPPCVLPAAPTGLACPPDYSLVVRAAERARSHDRDLASLALQALRDGHALEDRESPPCPGLPAAARGPQRSGAPASGSGSATSGGTGQGRPGAKPRAGSEKGSASSREGKTTVWI